A DNA window from Pseudomonas sp. GD03919 contains the following coding sequences:
- the pgl gene encoding 6-phosphogluconolactonase yields MAISELQLPPGVRTCTHDAAGQMAQALAVRVADALREAIANRGQVTLVVSGGRSPVPFFEALAQQDLPWAQVRVSLADERWVPVNHAASNEALVRRHLLRGPAAEARFLSLYQVAGNLEQAAELADAAVAELAPIDVLVLGMGDDGHTASLFPNSPNLSQALQPGCARRVLPMLAPNEPAQRLSLTLPVLASARLPLLAIQGQTKLNILNAALQPGEITELPIRAFLHSPLEIHWCL; encoded by the coding sequence ATGGCGATCTCTGAACTGCAACTGCCGCCAGGCGTCCGGACCTGTACGCATGACGCTGCCGGACAAATGGCTCAGGCGCTGGCCGTGCGCGTGGCTGATGCCTTGCGTGAGGCCATCGCCAATCGCGGTCAGGTTACCCTGGTGGTGTCCGGCGGGCGCAGCCCGGTGCCGTTCTTCGAAGCGCTGGCGCAGCAGGATCTGCCCTGGGCACAGGTGCGGGTCAGCCTGGCCGACGAGCGTTGGGTGCCGGTCAACCATGCCGCCAGCAACGAGGCGCTGGTGCGCCGTCACCTGTTGCGTGGCCCAGCCGCTGAAGCGCGTTTTCTCAGCCTTTACCAGGTCGCTGGCAATCTCGAACAGGCGGCTGAGCTGGCCGATGCGGCGGTCGCCGAACTGGCGCCGATCGACGTGCTGGTCTTGGGCATGGGCGACGATGGGCATACCGCCTCGCTGTTCCCCAATAGCCCTAATCTGAGCCAGGCGCTGCAACCTGGCTGCGCACGTCGCGTGCTGCCGATGCTCGCCCCCAATGAGCCGGCGCAACGCCTGAGCCTGACCCTGCCCGTGCTGGCCAGCGCACGCCTGCCGCTGCTGGCGATCCAGGGCCAGACAAAACTGAACATACTCAACGCAGCTTTGCAGCCTGGTGAAATCACCGAACTGCCGATTCGTGCGTTCCTGCATTCCCCCCTCGAAATCCACTGGTGCCTCTGA
- a CDS encoding amino acid aminotransferase, which produces MKHFAQIARVPGDPILSLMEAYRLDSNPARLDLGVGVYKDAQGLTPIPHAVKLAEQRLIDSELTKTYVGGHGDAAFGTLLNQLVLGANSPLLTEQRAGATQTPGGTGALRLAGDFIRHCLPGRGIWLSDPTWPIHETLFAEAGLKVGHYPYVGADNRLDVEAMIAALTHLPKGDVVLLHACCHNPTGFDLAPRDWKRVLEVVKARELLPLIDFAYQGFGDGLEEDAWAVRLFAAELPELLITSSCSKNFGLYRERTGALLVCAGDAEKLIDIRSQLASLARNLWSTPPAHGAAVVAQILGDDELKGLWQGELEGMRLRVASLRRGLVEALAPHGLSERFAYIAEQRGMFSYTGLSPLQVKRLREEFSVYMVGSGRANVAGLDATRLDQLASAIAQVSL; this is translated from the coding sequence GTGAAGCATTTCGCCCAGATCGCCCGCGTCCCGGGTGATCCCATCCTCAGCCTGATGGAAGCCTATCGCCTCGACAGCAACCCGGCGCGCCTGGACCTTGGCGTCGGCGTGTACAAGGACGCCCAGGGGCTGACGCCAATCCCCCACGCGGTGAAGCTGGCCGAGCAGCGCCTGATCGACAGCGAACTGACCAAGACCTACGTCGGCGGCCACGGCGATGCGGCCTTCGGCACGCTTTTGAACCAGCTGGTGCTGGGGGCCAACTCGCCGTTGCTGACCGAGCAGCGCGCCGGCGCCACGCAGACACCGGGTGGTACCGGCGCGCTGCGCCTGGCGGGCGATTTCATCCGCCACTGCCTGCCGGGGCGCGGCATCTGGCTGAGCGATCCGACCTGGCCGATCCACGAAACCCTGTTCGCCGAAGCCGGGCTCAAGGTCGGCCACTATCCCTACGTCGGCGCCGACAACCGCCTCGACGTGGAGGCCATGATCGCCGCCCTCACCCACCTGCCCAAGGGCGACGTGGTGCTGCTGCATGCCTGCTGCCACAACCCCACCGGCTTCGACCTCGCTCCGCGCGACTGGAAACGTGTGCTGGAGGTGGTCAAGGCGCGTGAACTGCTGCCACTGATCGACTTCGCCTACCAGGGCTTTGGCGATGGCCTGGAAGAAGATGCCTGGGCCGTGCGCCTGTTCGCCGCCGAGCTGCCGGAGTTGCTGATCACCAGCTCCTGCTCGAAGAATTTCGGCCTGTATCGCGAGCGCACAGGCGCGCTGCTCGTCTGCGCCGGCGACGCCGAGAAACTCATCGACATCCGCAGCCAGCTGGCCTCCCTCGCCCGCAACCTGTGGTCGACGCCGCCCGCCCATGGCGCTGCAGTGGTGGCGCAGATACTCGGCGACGACGAGCTGAAAGGCCTCTGGCAGGGCGAGCTGGAGGGTATGCGCCTGCGCGTCGCCAGCCTGCGCCGTGGCCTGGTCGAGGCACTGGCGCCACATGGGCTGAGCGAGCGTTTCGCGTACATCGCCGAGCAGCGTGGCATGTTCTCCTACACCGGTTTGTCGCCGCTGCAGGTCAAACGTCTGCGCGAGGAATTCAGCGTCTACATGGTCGGCAGTGGCCGCGCCAACGTCGCCGGACTGGACGCCACACGGCTCGACCAGTTGGCCAGCGCCATCGCCCAGGTCAGCCTTTGA
- a CDS encoding 4a-hydroxytetrahydrobiopterin dehydratase, producing MSLAQAQCEACRADAPKVTDEELAELIREIPDWNIEVRGDHMELERVYLFKNFRHALAFTNAVGAIAEEVGHHPALLTEWGKVTVTWWSHEMRGLHRNDFIMAARTDVLAASAEGRK from the coding sequence ATGAGCCTTGCCCAAGCCCAATGCGAAGCCTGCCGCGCCGATGCGCCGAAAGTGACCGATGAAGAACTGGCCGAGCTGATCCGCGAGATCCCCGACTGGAACATCGAGGTACGCGGCGACCATATGGAGCTGGAGCGCGTGTACCTGTTCAAGAACTTTCGCCATGCCCTGGCCTTCACCAACGCCGTGGGCGCCATTGCCGAGGAAGTGGGTCATCACCCTGCCCTGCTCACCGAATGGGGCAAGGTCACCGTGACCTGGTGGAGCCACGAGATGCGCGGCCTGCACCGCAACGACTTCATCATGGCCGCACGCACTGACGTACTGGCCGCCAGCGCCGAGGGCCGCAAGTGA
- the phhA gene encoding phenylalanine 4-monooxygenase — MKSTQYLAREPDESGFIHYPESEHRVWNTLITRQLEVIQNRACQEYLDGIEQLGLPLERIPQLDEINRVLEATTGWRVARVPALIPFQTFFELLASKQFPVATFIRTPEELDYLQEPDIFHEIFGHCPLLTNPWFAEFTHTYGKLGLKATKEQRVYLARLYWLTIEFGLLDTPAGRRIYGGGILSSPKETLYALSDVPEHQPFDALEAMRTPYRIDILQPVYFVLPELKRLFELAQEDIMALVQQAMQLGLHAPKFPPKAA; from the coding sequence ATGAAGAGTACGCAGTACCTGGCCCGGGAACCGGACGAGAGTGGCTTTATCCATTACCCGGAAAGCGAGCATCGGGTGTGGAATACCCTGATCACCCGCCAGCTGGAGGTGATCCAGAACCGCGCCTGCCAGGAGTACCTGGACGGTATCGAGCAACTCGGTCTGCCGCTGGAGCGCATTCCACAGCTCGACGAGATCAACCGTGTGCTCGAAGCCACCACTGGCTGGCGCGTGGCACGAGTGCCGGCGCTGATTCCCTTCCAGACTTTCTTCGAGCTGCTGGCCAGCAAGCAGTTTCCGGTGGCCACCTTCATCCGCACGCCCGAGGAGCTGGACTACCTGCAGGAGCCGGATATCTTCCATGAGATCTTTGGCCACTGCCCGCTGCTGACCAACCCCTGGTTCGCCGAATTCACCCACACCTACGGCAAGCTCGGCCTCAAGGCCACGAAAGAGCAGCGCGTCTACCTGGCGCGGCTGTACTGGCTGACCATCGAATTCGGCCTGCTCGACACCCCGGCCGGCCGGCGCATCTACGGCGGCGGCATCCTATCCTCGCCGAAGGAAACCCTCTACGCGCTGTCCGACGTGCCCGAGCACCAGCCCTTCGATGCACTGGAAGCGATGCGCACGCCGTATCGCATCGATATCCTGCAGCCGGTGTACTTCGTCCTGCCCGAGCTCAAGCGCCTGTTCGAGCTGGCTCAGGAAGACATCATGGCGCTGGTGCAGCAGGCCATGCAGTTGGGTCTGCACGCACCGAAATTTCCGCCGAAAGCCGCGTAG
- a CDS encoding bifunctional 4-hydroxy-2-oxoglutarate aldolase/2-dehydro-3-deoxy-phosphogluconate aldolase, whose translation MTRLDQSQRVRMADKIAEIDRICAQARIMPVITIAREADILPLAGALAAGGLRVLEVTLRSEHGLEAIRRLRAERPELCVGAGTVLDEQMLAAAVAAGAQFIVTPGSTRELLLAALDNPLPLLPGISSASEIMIGYALGYRRFKLFPAEVCGGVAALKALAGPFAGVRFCPTGGITADNLQRYMAQPNVMCVGGTWMFQREWVQNSDWARIQQCSAEALQLLD comes from the coding sequence ATGACCCGCCTCGACCAGAGCCAGCGCGTGCGCATGGCTGACAAAATCGCCGAGATCGACCGCATCTGCGCCCAGGCGCGGATCATGCCGGTGATCACCATCGCCCGCGAGGCGGACATCCTGCCGCTGGCCGGCGCCCTGGCCGCCGGCGGCCTGCGCGTGCTGGAGGTGACCCTGCGTTCCGAGCATGGCCTGGAGGCGATCCGTCGCCTGCGCGCCGAGCGCCCCGAGCTGTGCGTCGGCGCCGGCACCGTGCTCGACGAGCAGATGCTGGCCGCCGCCGTCGCTGCTGGGGCGCAGTTCATCGTCACCCCGGGCAGTACCCGCGAGCTGCTGCTGGCCGCGCTGGACAATCCACTGCCATTGTTGCCGGGCATCAGTAGTGCGTCGGAGATCATGATCGGCTACGCCCTGGGTTATCGCCGCTTCAAGCTGTTCCCCGCCGAGGTGTGCGGTGGTGTGGCGGCGCTCAAGGCGCTGGCCGGGCCGTTCGCTGGCGTGCGGTTTTGCCCGACCGGCGGTATCACCGCGGATAACCTGCAGCGCTACATGGCGCAGCCCAACGTCATGTGCGTCGGCGGTACCTGGATGTTCCAGCGTGAATGGGTGCAAAACAGTGATTGGGCGCGCATCCAGCAATGCAGCGCCGAGGCACTGCAGCTGTTGGACTGA
- the ggpS gene encoding glucosylglycerol-phosphate synthase, whose protein sequence is MLLATDLDGTFLAGHPEDRLSLYQTIAAHPEIKLAYVTGRSLEAVLPLLADPTLPQPDFIIADVGATLVHGDSLQPIQPLQSTVDARWPGETQVASAIEPFGLERQDVPQARRCSYFCTPEQAANPQLRKIADELGCDLLYSAELYLDFLPKGVNKGSSLQALADWLELSHDQVLAAGDTLNDLSMLSASFHGVCVGQSETALLEATANHSRTLHASRPGCGGILEAFAHFGFLGEHGIAAERRQAAQPGKAELVMVYHRLPYEEYRNAAGKLQRRRPTSPNGIIPTLLSFFGDGRPGSWVAWAVHEDGDEPFDSHTTVDAERYPKLTAARVKLSKEEVDIFYKRFSKEAFWPTLHTFWERATFNEDDWQVFLKVNRAFAERTALEAAEGAIVWLHDYNLWMVPAYLRELRPDLRIAFFHHTYFPSADVFNVLPWRRQIVGSLLQCDYIGFHIPRQVENFVDVARGVFPLKTLERQSCAPRFITYGCAVGLERMTTALDTGTRQVKLGAHPVGLDIDRVRNALEAPKIKELMGQLREEMKGVKLILSVERLDYTKGILEKLNAYERLLADNPELIGKVTLVTVCVPAAREMRVYDELQTQIEQAVGRINGRFARIGWTPLQFFFRSLPFEEVSAWYAMADVMWITPLRDGLNLVAKEFVAAQGLLGGRGVLVLSEFAGAAAELKGALLTNPHDPADLAQTCYLALNLPKSEAQARLRELFDIVCFNDIRRWGEDFLAGVQMQQEPEPLTLAS, encoded by the coding sequence ATGCTATTAGCTACCGACCTGGATGGAACCTTTCTCGCTGGCCACCCCGAAGATCGCCTGAGCCTTTATCAAACCATCGCCGCCCACCCCGAGATCAAGCTCGCCTACGTCACCGGGCGCAGCCTGGAAGCGGTGCTGCCGCTGCTGGCCGACCCGACCCTGCCACAGCCGGATTTCATCATCGCCGACGTCGGCGCGACCCTGGTGCATGGCGACAGTCTGCAGCCGATCCAGCCGCTGCAAAGCACGGTGGATGCCCGCTGGCCCGGCGAAACCCAGGTGGCCAGTGCCATCGAGCCATTCGGCCTGGAGCGCCAGGACGTGCCGCAGGCGCGGCGCTGCTCCTACTTCTGCACGCCCGAACAAGCGGCCAACCCACAGCTGCGCAAGATCGCCGACGAGCTGGGTTGCGACCTGCTGTACTCCGCCGAGCTGTACCTGGACTTCCTGCCCAAGGGCGTGAACAAGGGCAGCAGCCTGCAGGCCCTGGCCGACTGGCTGGAGCTGAGCCACGATCAGGTACTGGCAGCCGGCGATACGCTCAACGACCTGTCCATGCTCAGCGCCAGCTTCCACGGTGTATGCGTCGGTCAGTCGGAAACCGCACTGTTGGAAGCCACCGCCAACCACTCGCGCACTCTGCATGCCAGCCGCCCTGGCTGCGGTGGCATTCTCGAAGCCTTCGCCCATTTCGGCTTTCTCGGCGAGCACGGCATCGCTGCCGAACGCCGCCAGGCCGCGCAACCAGGCAAGGCCGAGCTGGTGATGGTCTATCACCGCCTGCCTTATGAGGAATACCGCAATGCCGCCGGCAAGCTGCAGCGTCGCCGCCCGACCTCACCCAACGGCATCATTCCCACCCTGCTCAGCTTCTTCGGCGACGGCCGTCCCGGCTCCTGGGTGGCCTGGGCCGTGCACGAGGACGGTGACGAGCCGTTCGACAGCCACACCACGGTGGACGCCGAGCGTTACCCCAAGCTCACCGCCGCGCGGGTCAAGCTGAGCAAGGAAGAAGTCGACATCTTCTACAAGCGCTTCTCCAAGGAAGCCTTCTGGCCGACCCTGCATACGTTCTGGGAACGCGCCACCTTCAACGAGGACGACTGGCAGGTATTCCTCAAGGTCAACCGCGCCTTCGCCGAACGCACCGCGCTGGAGGCCGCCGAAGGCGCCATCGTCTGGCTGCACGACTACAACCTGTGGATGGTGCCGGCCTACCTGCGCGAGCTGCGCCCGGACCTGCGCATCGCCTTCTTCCACCACACCTACTTCCCCTCGGCCGACGTGTTCAACGTGCTGCCCTGGCGCCGGCAGATCGTCGGCAGCCTGCTGCAGTGCGACTACATCGGCTTTCATATTCCGCGTCAGGTGGAGAACTTCGTCGACGTCGCCCGTGGTGTGTTCCCGCTCAAGACCCTGGAGCGGCAGAGCTGCGCGCCGCGCTTCATCACCTATGGCTGCGCCGTGGGCCTGGAGCGCATGACCACCGCGCTGGACACCGGCACGCGCCAGGTCAAGCTCGGCGCGCACCCGGTCGGGCTGGATATCGACCGCGTACGCAATGCGCTGGAAGCGCCGAAGATCAAGGAGCTGATGGGCCAGCTGCGCGAGGAAATGAAAGGCGTGAAGCTGATCCTCTCGGTCGAGCGCCTCGACTACACCAAGGGCATTCTGGAAAAGCTCAACGCCTACGAGCGCCTGCTGGCCGATAACCCCGAGCTGATCGGCAAGGTCACCCTGGTCACCGTGTGCGTACCGGCAGCGCGCGAGATGAGGGTGTACGACGAACTGCAAACGCAGATCGAACAGGCAGTCGGTCGCATCAACGGCCGTTTCGCCCGCATCGGCTGGACGCCGCTGCAGTTCTTCTTCCGCAGCCTGCCCTTCGAGGAAGTCAGCGCCTGGTACGCCATGGCCGACGTCATGTGGATCACCCCGCTGCGCGACGGGCTCAACCTGGTGGCCAAGGAGTTCGTCGCAGCGCAAGGCCTGCTCGGCGGGCGTGGTGTGCTGGTGCTGTCGGAGTTCGCCGGCGCGGCAGCCGAACTCAAGGGCGCCCTGCTGACCAACCCGCACGACCCGGCCGACCTGGCGCAGACCTGCTACCTGGCGCTGAACCTGCCCAAGAGCGAAGCCCAGGCGCGCCTGCGCGAACTGTTCGATATCGTCTGCTTCAACGACATTCGCCGTTGGGGTGAGGATTTCCTCGCCGGCGTACAAATGCAGCAAGAGCCAGAACCGCTGACCTTGGCCAGTTGA
- a CDS encoding MFS transporter produces MLSLIAPISSLLSGVALLLLGNGLLNTLLTLRGVAEGYSTTMLGLIMSGYFVGFLLGTWLATPLVRRIGHIRAFACCAALAAIAALLHLLLIDPWVWLLLRVLYGLALVTLYMVIESWLNAQAPNEKRGQVFALYMAVNLGALALAQQLLHLADPVQFTLFAIAAILISAALMPITLTRQAQPTLPESPPTNLRHLWSIAPLAIVAAGLSGLALGAFWGMAPVYASLAGFDTPGVGLLMTATILGGALLQWPIGIYSDRHDRRQVLLWVVILAVALALIMSLLPAGPWLLGAIFIWGGLAFAIYPIAVAQLIDQLHSDEILSGSASLLMVNGIGSVCGPLLAGVLMEQLGARALPLYFASTLGLLAAYTFYRLRHVSDLVSGDAAHFVPMLRTSPTVLELMPDAPTQDHEQMEDDLNPAS; encoded by the coding sequence ATGTTGTCTCTCATTGCCCCCATCAGCTCGTTGCTGAGCGGCGTGGCTCTGCTCCTGCTCGGCAATGGCCTACTCAACACCCTCCTGACCCTGCGTGGCGTCGCTGAAGGCTACTCCACCACGATGCTCGGCCTGATCATGTCCGGGTACTTCGTCGGGTTCCTCCTCGGTACCTGGCTGGCGACGCCGCTGGTTCGGCGCATCGGACATATCCGCGCGTTCGCCTGTTGTGCCGCGCTGGCCGCCATCGCCGCCCTGCTCCATCTGCTGCTGATCGATCCGTGGGTCTGGCTGCTGCTGCGCGTGCTCTATGGCCTGGCACTGGTAACGCTGTACATGGTCATCGAAAGCTGGCTCAACGCCCAGGCGCCCAACGAAAAGCGTGGCCAGGTGTTCGCCCTGTACATGGCGGTCAACCTCGGCGCCCTGGCCCTGGCCCAGCAACTGCTGCACCTGGCTGATCCGGTGCAGTTCACCCTATTCGCCATCGCTGCCATCCTCATCAGCGCCGCGCTGATGCCCATCACCCTTACCCGTCAGGCACAACCGACGCTGCCCGAGTCGCCGCCGACCAACCTGCGCCACCTGTGGAGCATCGCACCGCTGGCCATCGTCGCTGCCGGTTTGTCCGGCCTGGCGCTCGGCGCCTTCTGGGGCATGGCGCCGGTCTATGCCAGCCTGGCCGGTTTCGATACGCCGGGCGTCGGCCTGCTGATGACCGCGACCATTCTCGGCGGCGCCCTGCTGCAATGGCCCATCGGTATCTATTCGGACCGCCACGACCGCCGCCAGGTGCTGCTCTGGGTGGTGATACTGGCGGTCGCCCTGGCACTGATCATGAGCCTGCTGCCGGCAGGCCCCTGGCTGCTCGGCGCGATCTTCATCTGGGGCGGCCTGGCCTTCGCCATCTACCCCATCGCCGTGGCGCAGCTGATCGACCAGTTGCACAGCGACGAGATTCTCTCCGGCTCCGCCAGCCTGCTGATGGTCAACGGCATCGGCTCGGTGTGCGGGCCGCTGCTGGCCGGCGTGTTGATGGAACAACTGGGCGCCCGCGCACTGCCGCTGTACTTCGCCAGCACCCTCGGCCTGCTGGCTGCCTACACCTTCTACCGGCTGCGCCATGTCAGTGACCTGGTCAGCGGCGACGCCGCGCACTTCGTACCCATGCTGCGCACCAGCCCCACGGTACTGGAGCTGATGCCCGATGCACCAACGCAAGACCACGAACAGATGGAGGACGACCTGAACCCAGCGTCCTGA
- the malK gene encoding maltose/maltodextrin ABC transporter ATP-binding protein MalK produces the protein MASVTLRNICKHYDGTAITRNIDLDIEDGEFVVFVGPSGCGKSTLLRLIAGLEEISSGELLIDGQRVNDLPPKDRSVGMVFQSYALYPHMTVAENMAFGLKLAKIGKAQVRSKVEEVSRILQLDALLERKPKDLSGGQRQRVAIGRTLVREPKVFLFDEPLSNLDAFLRVQMRIEISRLHQRLKSTMIYVTHDQVEAMTMADKIVVLEAGRIAQVGAPLELYHYPRNRFVAGFLGSPQMNFLQVRALSASSEAVEIEMPGGYRMRVLVDGTGVEPGEELTLGVRPEHFVAAEQADFAFYGQISVAERLGDHNLIYLSLEGVEEIITLRSDGDRRVAVGETFAAGLMASKCHLFRADGQACPRHYREPAIYG, from the coding sequence ATGGCCAGCGTTACCCTGCGCAACATCTGCAAGCACTACGACGGCACCGCCATCACCCGCAACATCGACCTGGACATCGAGGACGGCGAATTCGTGGTTTTCGTTGGGCCGTCCGGCTGCGGCAAGTCCACCCTGTTGCGGCTGATCGCCGGGCTGGAGGAGATCAGCTCCGGCGAGCTGCTGATCGACGGTCAGCGGGTCAACGACCTGCCGCCCAAGGATCGCTCGGTGGGCATGGTGTTCCAGTCCTACGCCCTCTACCCGCACATGACGGTGGCGGAGAACATGGCCTTCGGCCTCAAGCTGGCGAAGATCGGCAAGGCGCAGGTCCGCAGCAAGGTGGAGGAGGTTTCGCGCATCCTGCAACTCGATGCGCTGCTCGAACGCAAGCCCAAGGACCTTTCCGGCGGCCAGCGTCAGCGTGTGGCCATCGGCCGTACCCTGGTGCGCGAGCCCAAGGTGTTCCTGTTCGACGAGCCGCTGTCGAACCTCGATGCCTTCCTGCGCGTGCAGATGCGCATCGAGATCTCGCGCCTGCACCAGCGCCTGAAGTCCACCATGATCTACGTTACCCACGACCAGGTCGAAGCCATGACCATGGCCGACAAGATCGTCGTGCTCGAGGCCGGGCGCATCGCCCAGGTCGGTGCGCCGCTGGAGCTCTACCACTACCCGCGCAACCGCTTCGTCGCCGGCTTCCTCGGCTCGCCGCAGATGAACTTCCTCCAGGTGCGCGCGCTCAGCGCCAGCAGCGAGGCGGTGGAGATCGAGATGCCCGGCGGCTACCGCATGCGAGTGCTGGTCGACGGCACCGGCGTCGAGCCCGGCGAGGAGTTGACCCTGGGCGTGCGCCCGGAGCACTTCGTCGCCGCCGAGCAGGCCGACTTCGCCTTCTACGGGCAGATCAGCGTGGCCGAGCGCCTGGGCGACCACAACCTGATCTACCTGAGCCTGGAAGGGGTGGAGGAGATCATCACCCTGCGCAGCGATGGTGACCGCCGCGTGGCAGTGGGCGAAACCTTCGCCGCGGGCCTGATGGCCAGCAAGTGCCACCTGTTCCGCGCCGATGGCCAGGCCTGTCCGCGGCATTATCGCGAGCCGGCGATCTACGGCTGA
- a CDS encoding methyl-accepting chemotaxis protein codes for MNTWFANLSVTRKLALGFGLVLALTLALAWTAWSGLGSVIQRSSWMSEITQLNATLTNLRIARLQFMLAKGDAPSTERLLNNLDIYLQQQKKLLGTFTNPVNVKLLQEQDRYNQDYQRSLAGMRAAYAAAAKVRDQAAVEDQQLSELLATMRRSIELLPEYDANRFPQLQSLTATHGELLRLRYLLERYDSAPDAQTEQALSERIAMARASLDTLEQVFGSTQQEAVRRIEAALAQFEQTVQAFKGATADIARTRQEMTDQQGEIVRISDTLYKFQIERMAIESAEARTWQIAAVLLALLFGVLAAWLITRQITRPLQDTLGAVQRIADGDLTESARITRRDELGMLQQGIAQMAGTLRELISGIRDGVAQIASAAEQLSAVTEQTSAGANHQRQETDQVATAMHEMSATVQEVARNAEQASDAATAADAEARQGDQVVAQVVSQIERLAAEVGRSSEAMTGLQQESDKIGSVMDVIKSVAEQTNLLALNAAIEAARAGEAGRGFAVVADEVRGLAQRTQKSTEEIEALIAGLQSGTQQVAAAMRTSRDITDSSVELTRKAGVSLTSITQAVSNIQSMNQQIAAAAEEQSAVAEEISRSVISVRDISEQTASASEETAASSAELARLGGQLQAMVSRFRV; via the coding sequence ATGAACACCTGGTTCGCTAATCTCAGCGTGACCCGCAAGCTTGCTCTCGGCTTCGGCCTGGTGCTGGCGTTGACCCTAGCGCTGGCCTGGACTGCCTGGAGCGGCCTGGGCAGCGTTATCCAGCGCAGCAGCTGGATGAGCGAAATCACGCAACTGAACGCCACGCTGACCAATCTGCGGATCGCCCGTCTGCAGTTCATGCTGGCCAAGGGCGATGCCCCCAGCACCGAGCGTTTGCTGAACAACCTCGACATCTATCTGCAGCAGCAGAAAAAATTGCTCGGCACCTTCACCAATCCAGTGAACGTCAAGCTGCTGCAGGAGCAGGACCGCTATAACCAGGACTACCAGCGTTCACTGGCGGGTATGCGCGCCGCTTATGCGGCGGCGGCCAAGGTGCGTGATCAGGCCGCTGTCGAAGACCAGCAATTGAGTGAGCTGCTGGCCACGATGCGGCGCAGTATCGAACTGCTGCCGGAATACGATGCCAATCGCTTCCCGCAACTGCAGTCGCTGACCGCTACGCATGGCGAATTGTTGCGCCTGCGCTATCTGCTTGAACGTTATGACAGCGCCCCCGATGCCCAAACCGAACAGGCGCTGTCCGAGCGTATCGCCATGGCCCGTGCCAGCCTGGATACCCTGGAGCAGGTTTTTGGTAGCACCCAGCAAGAAGCCGTACGCCGTATCGAGGCGGCCCTGGCGCAGTTCGAGCAGACCGTGCAGGCCTTCAAGGGCGCCACGGCCGATATCGCCCGCACCCGTCAGGAAATGACCGACCAGCAGGGCGAGATCGTTCGCATCAGCGATACCCTGTACAAGTTCCAGATCGAGCGTATGGCCATCGAGAGCGCCGAAGCGCGTACCTGGCAGATCGCCGCCGTGCTGTTGGCGCTGCTGTTCGGTGTGCTGGCGGCCTGGCTGATCACGCGCCAGATCACGCGTCCGCTGCAGGACACCCTGGGCGCCGTGCAGCGTATTGCCGATGGCGACCTGACCGAGTCGGCGCGCATCACTCGTCGTGACGAGCTGGGCATGTTGCAGCAGGGCATCGCGCAGATGGCCGGCACCCTGCGAGAGCTGATCAGTGGCATTCGCGATGGCGTGGCGCAGATCGCCAGCGCTGCCGAGCAGCTTTCCGCCGTGACCGAGCAGACCAGCGCGGGTGCCAATCATCAGCGCCAGGAAACCGATCAGGTGGCCACGGCCATGCATGAAATGTCCGCCACCGTGCAGGAAGTGGCGCGCAATGCCGAGCAAGCCTCCGATGCCGCGACCGCTGCCGATGCCGAAGCGCGTCAGGGTGATCAGGTGGTGGCTCAGGTGGTGTCGCAGATCGAGCGTCTGGCTGCCGAAGTGGGGCGTTCCTCCGAGGCCATGACTGGCCTGCAGCAGGAAAGCGACAAGATCGGCAGCGTGATGGACGTGATCAAGTCGGTGGCCGAGCAGACCAACCTGCTGGCGCTCAACGCTGCCATCGAGGCGGCGCGGGCCGGTGAGGCCGGTCGTGGGTTTGCCGTGGTGGCCGATGAAGTGCGCGGCCTGGCCCAGCGTACGCAGAAGTCCACTGAGGAAATCGAAGCGCTGATCGCCGGCTTGCAGAGTGGTACTCAGCAGGTGGCAGCGGCGATGCGCACCAGTCGCGACATCACCGACAGCAGCGTCGAACTGACCCGCAAGGCCGGTGTGTCGCTGACCAGCATCACCCAGGCGGTGTCCAACATCCAGTCGATGAACCAGCAGATCGCGGCGGCCGCCGAAGAGCAGAGCGCCGTGGCCGAGGAGATCAGCCGCAGCGTGATCAGCGTGCGTGACATCTCAGAACAAACTGCCAGCGCCAGCGAAGAAACCGCTGCCTCCAGCGCCGAACTGGCCCGTCTGGGCGGTCAGTTGCAGGCCATGGTCAGCCGCTTCCGCGTCTGA